One Methanobacterium alcaliphilum DNA window includes the following coding sequences:
- a CDS encoding 4Fe-4S binding protein has translation MILVNKEDCIRCGACQGTCPTSAIEVNPANVIYCDICGGDPKCVEICPHDALKVEPMVLDEEGNTQKRIVFNPTFCNECGDCVDVCPPQTLKLE, from the coding sequence ATGATATTGGTCAATAAAGAAGACTGCATCAGGTGTGGGGCCTGTCAGGGTACCTGTCCTACTTCAGCTATTGAAGTAAATCCTGCAAATGTGATTTACTGTGATATTTGTGGTGGGGATCCAAAGTGCGTGGAAATATGTCCTCACGATGCATTGAAAGTGGAACCTATGGTTTTGGATGAGGAAGGAAACACTCAAAAAAGGATAGTTTTTAATCCAACTTTTTGTAATGAGTGTGGTGACTGTGTAGATGTGTGTCCCCCTCAGACTCTTAAATTGGAAGA